Proteins found in one Hevea brasiliensis isolate MT/VB/25A 57/8 chromosome 18, ASM3005281v1, whole genome shotgun sequence genomic segment:
- the LOC110641805 gene encoding alkaline ceramidase TOD1 gives MGNAMLSTPLIYQSKLLCFSLLYLFSTLFLALYTSLHPTQCLFRSSPFDPIQVPLFSYPPTYGEHKYAIPTNRNHCSSPVYFSDYWIALQEIQDLCRNSTVSSQDLRYMEGNGESFGGNFSNQKRMSYFHHLNDSVEIPCGFFKKFPVSDSDRMTMESCNGVAVVSAIFNNHDKIRQPKTLGSKTLDNVCFFMFVDDITLKELNHHQLISRESFQYSVGVWRILKVSSTHLYENPAMNGVIPKYLVHRLFPNSKFSIWIDAKLQLMVDPLLLIHTLVVSKKVDMAISKHPYFTHTMEEALATARWRKWWDIDALRLQMETYCENGLEPWTPTKLPYPSDVPDSALILRKHGPSSNLFSCLMFNELEAFNPRDQLAFAYIRDHMNPKLRLNMFEVEVFEQVALEYRHNLQKDRTSIREISKPGKPKRVSQDLFVNSSCCSKCQKYLFEMWGEYHN, from the exons ATGGGGAACGCGATGTTGTCCACGCCTCTCATCTACCAATCAAAGCTTCTCTGTTTCTCTCTGTTATATCTCTTCTCCACTCTGTTTTTAGCTCTCTACACCTCTCTCCACCCTACCCAATGCCTCTTCAGATCATCTCCTTTCGATCCCATCCAGGTTCCTCTCTTCTCTTACCCTCCCACCTATGGAGAACACAAGTATGCCATTCCCACCAATCGCAACCATTGTTCCTCCCCTGTTTATTTCTCTG ATTATTGGATTGCATTGCAAGAGATCCAAGATTTATGTCGGAATTCAACTGTATCTTCCCAGGATTTGAGGTATATGGAAGGAAACGGTGAGAGTTTCGGTGGGAATTTCAGTAACCAGAAGAGGATGTcctattttcatcatttaaatgatAGCGTGGAGATTCCTTGTGGGTTCTTTAAGAAGTTTCCAGTCAGTGATTCTG ATAGAATGACAATGGAGAGCTGTAATGGAGTAGCTGTAGTCTCGGCAATCTTCAATAACCATGACAAAATCCGGCAACCAAAAACCCTTGGTTCCAAAACACTAGATAACGTGTGTTTCTTCATGTTTGTGGATGATATAACCCTAAAAGAACTAAACCATCATCAATTAATATCAAGAGAATCCTTTCAATATAGTGTAGGTGTGTGGAGAATTCTTAAGGTTTCAAGCACGCACTTGTATGAAAATCCAGCCATGAATGGAGTAATACCTAAATACTTGGTTCATAGACTTTTTCCAAACTCGAAATTTAGCATTTGGATAGATGCAAAGCTGCAACTAATGGTGGATCCACTATTGTTGATCCACACATTAGTTGTATCAAAGAAAGTGGACATGGCGATATCGAAACATCCATACTTTACACATACAATGGAAGAAGCATTGGCAACTGCAAGGTGGAGGAAATGGTGGGATATTGATGCTTTGAGGTTACAAATGGAGACATATTGCGAGAATGGATTGGAGCCATGGACACCCACTAAACTCCCCTATCCTTCAG ATGTGCCCGATAGTGCTTTGATCTTAAGGAAGCATGGACCCAGCAGCAATCTATTCTCGTGCCTTATGTTCAATGAGTTGGAAGCATTTAACCCAAGAGATCAATTGGCTTTTGCATATATTAGAGATCACATGAACCCAAAGCTCAGGTTAAACATGTTTGAGGTAGAAGTGTTTGAGCAGGTGGCTTTGGAGTACAGGCACAACCTGCAAAAAGATAGAACCAGTATAAGGGAAATTTCGAAACCTGGAAAGCCCAAAAGGGTTAGCCAAGATTTGTTTGTTAATAGCAGCTGTTGTAGCAAGTGCCAGAAGTATCTGTTTGAAATGTGGGGGGAATACCATAATTGA
- the LOC110641804 gene encoding uncharacterized protein LOC110641804: MTSQLVANHRGGAEIYHGNSFCKQKFLDILKEIRLPIGLLTLDDILEIGYNRTTGFVWLKQKRRKEHKFHAIGRNVSYETEVTAFVENRRMRRVTGVKTKEFLIWVTISDISIDPTDTEKINVANPTGISRTFPISAFGLEEGGKLIN, encoded by the coding sequence ATGACTTCTCAACTAGTAGCAAACCACCGAGGAGGAGCGGAGATCTACCACGGCAACTCCTTCTGCAAGCAGAAGTTCCTCGACATTCTCAAGGAGATCCGTCTCCCCATTGGACTTCTGACCCTAGACGACATCCTTGAGATTGGCTATAACCGCACCACCGGCTTTGTCTGGTTGAAGCAGAAGAGGAGGAAAGAGCACAAATTTCATGCAATTGGACGCAACGTGTCTTACGAAACGGAGGTGACGGCATTCGTGGAGAATCGTCGGATGCGACGGGTAACTGGGGTGAAGACCAAAGAGTTTCTAATTTGGGTCACGATCTCTGATATTTCTATAGATCCTACGGATACTGAGAAAATAAATGTTGCTAATCCGACTGGAATTTCAAGGACTTTTCCAATCTCAGCTTTTGGGCTGGAGGAGGggggaaaattaattaattga